In a genomic window of Suricata suricatta isolate VVHF042 chromosome 12, meerkat_22Aug2017_6uvM2_HiC, whole genome shotgun sequence:
- the SHD gene encoding SH2 domain-containing adapter protein D isoform X1 encodes MAKWLRDYLSFGGRRPPPQPPTPDYTESDILRAYREQKNLDFEDPYEDSDGRLEADPAGAGDAKYDSPKHRLIRVDAAHMARAKAFLGSPGEETWTLRPTEEKQLAKSELDTEYSDPFDAQPHPPPADDGYMEPYNAQRAVSELPCKGVQLYDTPYEEQDQEPGDGPPSGRRPRQSRLPQEDERPADEYDQPWEWKKDHISKAFAVQFDSPEWERTPGSAKELRKPPARSPQPAERVDPAVPLEKQPWFHGPLSRADAESLLSLCKEGSYLVRLSETSPQDCSLSLRSGQGFLHLKFSRTRENQFVLGQHSGPFASVPELVLHYSSRPLPVQGAEHLALLYPVGTQTP; translated from the exons ATGGCCAAGTGGCTGCGGGACTACCTGAGCTTTGGCGGCCGGAGGCCCCCTCCGCAGCCGCCCACCCCCGACTACACGGAGAGCGACATCCTGCGGGCCTACCGTGAGCAGAAGAATCTGGACTTCGAGGACCCCTATGAGGACTCGGACGGCCGCCTGGAGGCGGACCCCGCCGGCGCCGGGGACGCTAAGTACGACTCGCCCAAGCACCGGCTCATCAGGGTGGACGCCGCCCACATGGCCAGAGCCAAGGCCTTCCTGGGCAGCCCTGGGGAAGAG acgtGGACACTGAGGCCCACAGAAGAGAAGCAACTGGCCAAG TCGGAACTGGACACCGAGTACTCAGACCCCTTTGACGCCCAGCCTCACCCTCCACCTGCGGATGACGGGTACATGGAGCCCTACAATGCCCAGAGGGCTGTGAGCG AACTGCCGTGCAAGGGGGTGCAACTGTATGACACGCCCTATGAGGAGCAGGACCAAGAGCCAGGAGATGGGCCCCCTTCTGGGAGGAGGCCTCGCCAGAGCCGGCTGCCTCAGGAGGATGAGCGGCCGGCAGATGAGTACGACCAGCCCTGGGAGTGGAAGAAAGATCACATCTCCAAGGCGTTCGCAG TGCAGTTTGACAGTCCGGAGTGGGAAAGGACCCCAGGCTCAGCCAAAGAGCTCCGGAAACCCCCAGCCAGAAGCCCCCAGCCCGCAGAGCGCGTGGACCCGGCGGTGCCCCTGGAGAAACAGCC GTGGTTCCACGGCCCACTGAGCCGGGCCGATGCCGAGAGCCTCCTGTCGCTCTGCAAGGAAGGCAGCTACCTCGTGCGGCTCAGCGAGACCAGTCCCCAAGACTGCTCCCTGTCCCTCAG GAGCGGCCAGGGCTTCCTGCATCTGAAGTTCTCACGGACCCGGGAGAACCAGTTCGTGCTGGGCCAGCACAGCGGCCCCTTCGCCAGCGTCCCGGAGCTGGTGCTCCACTACAGCTCCCGGCCGCTGCCCGTGCAGGGCGCTGAGCATCTGGCCCTGCTGTACCCCGTGGGCACGCAGACCCCCTGA
- the SHD gene encoding SH2 domain-containing adapter protein D isoform X2: MAKWLRDYLSFGGRRPPPQPPTPDYTESDILRAYREQKNLDFEDPYEDSDGRLEADPAGAGDAKYDSPKHRLIRVDAAHMARAKAFLGSPGEESELDTEYSDPFDAQPHPPPADDGYMEPYNAQRAVSELPCKGVQLYDTPYEEQDQEPGDGPPSGRRPRQSRLPQEDERPADEYDQPWEWKKDHISKAFAVQFDSPEWERTPGSAKELRKPPARSPQPAERVDPAVPLEKQPWFHGPLSRADAESLLSLCKEGSYLVRLSETSPQDCSLSLRSGQGFLHLKFSRTRENQFVLGQHSGPFASVPELVLHYSSRPLPVQGAEHLALLYPVGTQTP; encoded by the exons ATGGCCAAGTGGCTGCGGGACTACCTGAGCTTTGGCGGCCGGAGGCCCCCTCCGCAGCCGCCCACCCCCGACTACACGGAGAGCGACATCCTGCGGGCCTACCGTGAGCAGAAGAATCTGGACTTCGAGGACCCCTATGAGGACTCGGACGGCCGCCTGGAGGCGGACCCCGCCGGCGCCGGGGACGCTAAGTACGACTCGCCCAAGCACCGGCTCATCAGGGTGGACGCCGCCCACATGGCCAGAGCCAAGGCCTTCCTGGGCAGCCCTGGGGAAGAG TCGGAACTGGACACCGAGTACTCAGACCCCTTTGACGCCCAGCCTCACCCTCCACCTGCGGATGACGGGTACATGGAGCCCTACAATGCCCAGAGGGCTGTGAGCG AACTGCCGTGCAAGGGGGTGCAACTGTATGACACGCCCTATGAGGAGCAGGACCAAGAGCCAGGAGATGGGCCCCCTTCTGGGAGGAGGCCTCGCCAGAGCCGGCTGCCTCAGGAGGATGAGCGGCCGGCAGATGAGTACGACCAGCCCTGGGAGTGGAAGAAAGATCACATCTCCAAGGCGTTCGCAG TGCAGTTTGACAGTCCGGAGTGGGAAAGGACCCCAGGCTCAGCCAAAGAGCTCCGGAAACCCCCAGCCAGAAGCCCCCAGCCCGCAGAGCGCGTGGACCCGGCGGTGCCCCTGGAGAAACAGCC GTGGTTCCACGGCCCACTGAGCCGGGCCGATGCCGAGAGCCTCCTGTCGCTCTGCAAGGAAGGCAGCTACCTCGTGCGGCTCAGCGAGACCAGTCCCCAAGACTGCTCCCTGTCCCTCAG GAGCGGCCAGGGCTTCCTGCATCTGAAGTTCTCACGGACCCGGGAGAACCAGTTCGTGCTGGGCCAGCACAGCGGCCCCTTCGCCAGCGTCCCGGAGCTGGTGCTCCACTACAGCTCCCGGCCGCTGCCCGTGCAGGGCGCTGAGCATCTGGCCCTGCTGTACCCCGTGGGCACGCAGACCCCCTGA